ACTTGGTTATTTAAAGCAAACAAAAAATCTTCAGTAAAACTAATCTTCATATTTAGAAATTGTTTTTTCCAGAATTTCATCAACTTCTTCTACCGTATACAATTTTGAAGTTCCGCTTTTCAATTTGGTGTATGCCTCATGTACTTTCTTTTTATTATCATCAAAATCAGGATCTTCCGGTATTATCTTTAATTCATCTGAAGAAAAAGAACTCAATACTTTCAATATTTTTTCTTTAATCTCCGGTTGAAATTCCAATCTAATCGCTTCCATAACATTTTCTTTAGTATACAAATATAAGCCTTTTCAAATACATTTTATTTGAATCTAACTTAGATTGAGGATATTAATTAAAATATAAAAATCCAAAAGTCCGCCCTGAAAAATTCCAAAGCGGACTGAACCTAAATATTTAAAACCTAAAAAATTATTCTGATTTATCGATTAAATAAACGGCTGAAAAAACCTCTATGCTCCTCTTCCTCATCATTCTCTTCTTCATAGTGAGCAAATTTTGCTTGATTCTTTTCATGTTCGTAAATTAACTCCTTTATGTATTCAACATACGTTCTATTTTTTTCTTCCAAGAACCCAATTAAATATTTCTCACTGAACTCAACTCCACTTGCTGCTTCTATTTGAAGTAACTTTTTATACAATGGCTCAATATGCATGGCAATTACTTCTTGAGGAACAGATTGTCTTCTTCCAAAGTAATTTACAATCACTCCATTCTCATCTCTTGCAATATCGAAATCAGTAATTACCCAATAGTATCTTCCTGATTTTGCGAGATTTTTTACAATAGCGTGAAAGTTTTTTCCATTTTTAAGATTTTCCCAAAGTACTTTAAAAATAACTTTCGGCATATCCGGATGACGAATAATATTATGGGGCTGCCCCATCAATTCGTAATCTTCGTAACCACAAACATCAACAAAAACTTCATTGGCATATTCTATAATACCAAAAGCATTTGTTTTACTCATAATTACTTGTGTTTTGTCCCAGGTAACTTCTTTATCAATAACGGTAACTGGAGTTCGAGGCTGATTTTCCTGATTCATATCTAATCCATTAAATTAATGTTTCTTAATTCTAGCTCGTAAGAATTATTAGGTCAAAAGTAGAGAGAACAAAAAGGTCAAAATCTGATTTTTATCATATTTTGATATAAAAAAAACTTTTAGAGGTATATTAAATCCAATTAGACTATTATGAAAATAATTTATTTCTCAAATTAAAAACAAAAAGTTAAATCTATAACACTTTCAAACCGTTTAACTTTTTTGCTTTTCTGTAAATACCTTATCTTTGCCAAAAATTTAAACTATGAATTCTTTACAGACTATAATTGAACAAGCTTGGGAAAACAGAGCTTTATTACAAGAAACTACTACAACTGATGCTATTAGAGAAGTTATCGAATTAGTAGACGCAGGAAAATTACGTGTTGCTGAACCTGTTGGTGACAAATGGCAGGTTAACGAATGGGTGAAGAAAGCCGTTGTAATGTATTTCCCAATTCAAAAAATGGAGACATGGGAATCTGGTATTTTTGAATACCATGATAAAATGTTACTAAAAAGAAATTATGCTGAAAAAGGAATTCGTGTAGTACCAAACGCTGTTGCGCGTTACGGAGCTTACATTTCGAGCGGTGTGATCTTAATGCCAAGTTATGTAAACATTGGTGCTTATGTAGACGAAGGAACAATGGTCGACACGTGGGCAACTGTAGGAAGCTGTGCTCAAATTGGTAAAAACGTTCACTTAAGCGGTGGTGTTGGTATTGGTGGTGTTCTTGAGCCATTACAAGCTGCTCCAGTTATTATTGAAGATGGTGCTTTTATTGGTTCTCGTTGTATTGTTGTTGAAGGTGTCCACGTTGGAAAAGAAGCAGTTCTTGGAGCAAACGTATGTCTTACTGCATCTACAAAAATTATAGATGTTACAGGAGATGAGCCAGTTGAAATGAAAGGTTATGTCCCTGCTCGTTCTGTAGTAATTCCTGGAAGTTATACTAAAAAGTTTGCAGCTGGAGAATATCAAGTTCCTTGTGCTTTAATTATTGGTACTCGTAAACCATCTACAGATTTAAAAACTTCTTTAAACAATGCACTTCGTGAATACGATGTTGCGGTTTAACATTTAAAGAAAAACATACTAAAAAATCCAAATTCCAATTGTAATGATTGGAATTTGGATTTTTTTTGCTTCAATTTGTACCACTTAATCCGATTAAGAGTTTTACATGAAGATACTTGTTATTCAACAAAAAATGATTGGCGACGTTTTGGTCAGCAGTATTATATGCAATAATCTGCGTACAGCTTATCCAAATGCGCAAATAGATTATCTGGTTTACGCTTCTACAACTGCTGTTTTAGAAGGAAATC
This is a stretch of genomic DNA from Flavobacterium endoglycinae. It encodes these proteins:
- a CDS encoding PAS domain-containing protein, coding for MNQENQPRTPVTVIDKEVTWDKTQVIMSKTNAFGIIEYANEVFVDVCGYEDYELMGQPHNIIRHPDMPKVIFKVLWENLKNGKNFHAIVKNLAKSGRYYWVITDFDIARDENGVIVNYFGRRQSVPQEVIAMHIEPLYKKLLQIEAASGVEFSEKYLIGFLEEKNRTYVEYIKELIYEHEKNQAKFAHYEEENDEEEEHRGFFSRLFNR
- a CDS encoding 2,3,4,5-tetrahydropyridine-2,6-dicarboxylate N-succinyltransferase, with the translated sequence MNSLQTIIEQAWENRALLQETTTTDAIREVIELVDAGKLRVAEPVGDKWQVNEWVKKAVVMYFPIQKMETWESGIFEYHDKMLLKRNYAEKGIRVVPNAVARYGAYISSGVILMPSYVNIGAYVDEGTMVDTWATVGSCAQIGKNVHLSGGVGIGGVLEPLQAAPVIIEDGAFIGSRCIVVEGVHVGKEAVLGANVCLTASTKIIDVTGDEPVEMKGYVPARSVVIPGSYTKKFAAGEYQVPCALIIGTRKPSTDLKTSLNNALREYDVAV